The Candidatus Bipolaricaulota bacterium genome contains the following window.
AAAGCTATCCAGTGATCAACCCTTGAAATAAATTCTCTCAAGCTAAACCCTATTAACCATCCTATCACAGGCATAACTGCTTGAAATAATCCGAAAAATATCGCTATTTTTAAAGCATTACCAATTTTAAGGCGTTCTGCTCTTAATCCACCTACAACAGATACTGCACAGGCATCCATTGCCAATCCCAATGCTATAAATAAGGTTAAAACAATACTCATCTGATAACTTCTATAAAAGCTTCAGATGCTGCGATTATCTCAGATTAAGATATAAACAGAATATCTTCATAAGATTCTCCCTAAAATAAAAGGAGGGCTTAAGCCCTCCTTTTATTTTATATTAATCAACAGGAGGAAAGTTAAGTTCATTTCACCCAAATCTTTTCTGCCTTAAAATGCATAGGAGAAGCTGAGAATATACAAGTTTCCTTTATCCTTTCTGGAGGAAGTAGCCCCTGTTTGCCACTTGGTCTTAAAATGGTCATATTCTGCAGATATTGTAGTTACTTTACTCAAGGCATAACTTGCACCAATATAGTATTCTGAATTCTTTTTTACTATATCATCTGAAAACCCAGCTTTTTTGAGGTCGCCTATATCGTTAAACTTTGCCTCTGAATAGCCACCCCATATAGATGCTTGTTCAATAGGAGCAAGATTTGCCTCCATATTCCAGCCATAACCTTTAACCTCTTCCACATCGCCATTTGACTTAACATAATAGGAAGGAGGTTTTGAATCCAGACCGGAGAAACCGGTTGCCCCTTTCATATAGTTGTAGTTTACAGAGAGTGTCATCCAGGAAATGGGAACGGATACACCTGCAGTGGCTACCTGAGGAGATTTCTTCTTCTCTTTATCATTTGCATCCAATTTTACCTGTTCCCAGGAATATCCACCATAGACATTTATGGGTTCGCCGAAGAAGGTCTTAATGGAAGCGGTAAGCTTTCCTGCCACCCCGGGCATCGTGGTTCGGTTAACACTTATGGTCCCCGCTGTTACTG
Protein-coding sequences here:
- a CDS encoding manganese efflux pump, producing the protein MSIVLTLFIALGLAMDACAVSVVGGLRAERLKIGNALKIAIFFGLFQAVMPVIGWLIGFSLREFISRVDHWIAFGLLAMIGCKMILESIRREADKTEVDLLNLHVLLILSVA